One part of the Pseudopipra pipra isolate bDixPip1 chromosome 3, bDixPip1.hap1, whole genome shotgun sequence genome encodes these proteins:
- the LOC135412394 gene encoding interferon-induced very large GTPase 1-like — translation MASQDDTQEGHEEAQLLAEALQKEGLEAGYWLPKLSKTLGVQCTQALQHLQYEDYLTLECQVRHPWEKRALQKLLKIRDDKATSEEQEKQHLERTKQTQGLAKQVLKELKEMLDSRSHSQDVVRQRAEALWEAMEIPKEFWPAPKKPLADVESIQKQLEQQESSVGRMENIPDTEVLRRASGGLALQGIYRTSRAEDVLAKREQLLRVPEGFQLAGPEQGSLLESKEFSSSAAESTFTRSMEQLGFSISVSAKAKFWGVKLKAGADHSSSSQAQGTHQSHSEHSYFCTTKYQYIPLASCYFQRNQLLLSDGALRELQHMEQLLNLTREEDQPNLLESFFSRFGSHVSQGPLHFGGIFWWKASTGGFRAEQREEMKRQTSEALNTFVGASFSGFGASAGGATDVSRSSSQASVQGRAGESSHTEIQLHVFTTGGPSETSSLSKWEKGLVSNNSTWCVIDRGSQLIPVWEVILCNHSRDFQSVHGMSLALRAAYKALTNQSVGTAFGEELASAVEEAREFMEIVKTWQGAVDERKLLMLMDLKQDLSARTKDPRVWINVCLSDKALQDFLVNTVRSCQESPPENSTSIKAILRSLLDPHIYSVRDFPESSFITQWIFQTDHRLPKTPNVSELEELLQTLQQMMEHIHAVTYAPGTSASAVQEAKREATLTTGLAIHSLLRSLQERAQKDMELLVLLIATSTGYQVESSTFQHLLGHAEIQYLAQAMAAAHEQYVTLKEQDAARAEASLLLTALTMTPQSKELSPEQKRERLLFMEGHMEGLWATGTRNLLQKHRECPDWEMLERDLNSFIGGSLEETGDDVRMQNILKDMEDTFQTTEPSSPSKSESGASESKASEGTANQEFLHLLKRLGLESHYPRKMGTGHFHIICKTSLHDSQPSKDQELPFHFLQKLLTVDYRVRYLTCGDGSNPGLAPVPETTEQEHEPSDSFENFLHRLKEAAPRPATSDGHVHPMDLQMAIFHCADDFMRQSIATKLAFCQLALPLLVPKPGTAQIEFPLWALSQIKRSWKEVEKSGQQPRMNSHNNKLIHQAETPIVSFIRIGTSASSSKSQLLNALLSKQRHDTFFHRHCRGSTRERLLMAGVVEIAWYCPRGSPDDTFECCVAFCNLHGDARDHGAQLHFLQEISALNVALVSDSEHMDDRGTKLLCDLWQSQRPLVCLLTDKEKVAAGQSNKTVTIGIKNRNEAEMLDELTKTIRNLLEGSNPRFSLDACLDKARQHGFLVDEDRPECVTAKAKAKELVTLLKKEKLSEIKSQFLPLQGKLWHQWCQKDKELTRLQEKGNRSIEHHRSQIESDKTVIRRKQLERAFPLNQLMKPFLVFLQSQPADTKKYFLQWLKVFMDDLSSGRLEELRRDYHKLWSEILEKKKSKEKTNPNPELLSRLEALSDEINDSSVGLEHLLREVGQIYEALNLRNSKNENVVKLPQMAAELMVLGYPVELMDGDASYLPLHWVGAIFDSLIERLGDKRVFVLSVLGLQSTGKSTLLNAMFGLQFNVGAGRCTRGAFMQLLPLDEQLQEDVGFDYMLVVDTEGLRAIEMANKQSLNHDNELATFVIGIGNMTLINVFGENPSEMQDVLQIAAHALLRMKKVHLSPGCLFVHQNVGEVTAKEQNMEGQRRLQEKLDEMTVAAAQQECCDVSSFSDIIRFDVNTHIHYFAHLWEGNPPMAPPNPTYSHNVQQLKSKVLQAAKESQGSILTLSSLKVRIGDLWNALLNENFVFSFKNSLEIAVYRKLETAFSRWTWRLRSHILDIQMRLDNRIRNGDLQQVTREHLEGLVQETSDAIVTDMEKYFREEKHREMLVQWKGSTELKLKELKENLLLETRKKCENLIELQKTQSKLNARKSEYEDELLRRSRELALTLKGKSLSRRKLRDSFTSLWAEWITEVSRAAPPLERVDIDVEIEDVLLEHFKEPGFHARIRSFPKHTGFSLDLKKHVTKKKGWKKRNVSNADVNLQDITDNIIKRVWANIDKKEQEKRDYSRTFIHEILHEVQEGVNSIPSDAQFSVNKDYIIDLSLYLCRTAAERFKAMHEAFQKANDPVTYLNSKREDFFTCFQISCQGATSVTAFAVFLCDKLAPALRWAVYERTAKAIAGDMQGKVPDFQGNRANLDVCILRFLAQKENFQYFKQYLKHPVQFFQWYIERRVESYCLGESRRLEKFLDSSLDVLYGNILSAVASSTQRVKDRKDQKDKISLWLDEFCGELTELIYLPRSDLKGLEHQEITDIEFLSKAMAEALPAMENKLREEFAVADLRWFEMKPHTILAEQFWGCWEQCPFCGAVCTNTMQGHDGDHQLLFHRPQALRGWRFRGTQELVIDICSSSVASDRRFYPTREDYPVYPYKRYRDAGPPFSNWKILPDPSMQAYWKWFVCHFRTSIENWHGKKFQGRGEIPQAWQRITKQEALAELDKP, via the coding sequence ATGGCTTCGCAGGACGACACCCAAGAGGGGCATGAAGaggcacagctcctggcagagGCACTTCAGAAGGAAGGACTGGAGGCTGGATACTGGCTCCCCAAACTCTCCAAGACCCTGGGAGTCCAGTGCACACAAGCCCTGCAACACCTGCAATATGAAGACTACCTTACGTTGGAGTGCCAAGTGCGGCACCCCTGGGAGAAAAGGGCGCTCCAGAAACTCCTGAAAATAAGAGATGACAAAGCAACTTCTGAGgagcaagaaaagcagcacttGGAGAGGACAAAGCAGACACAAGGACTGGCCAAGCAAGTCCTGAAGGAGCTGAAAGAAATGCTAGACAGCCGCAGCCACAGCCAGGATGTTGTAAGGCAGAGAGCAGAGGCTCTATGGGAAGCCATGGAGATTCCCAAGGAGTTCTGGCCAGCACCAAAGAAGCCCTTGGCGGATGTGGAGAGCATCCagaagcagctggagcagcaggagtcGTCAGTGGGCAGGATGGAGAACATCCCCGACACGGAGGTGCTGAGGCGGGCATCGGGGGGACTGGCCCTGCAGGGCATCTACAGAACCAGCAGGGCTGAAGATGTGCTGGCaaagagagagcagctcctCAGGGTTCCTGAGGGATTCCAGCTCGCCGGTCCAGAGCAAGGGTCGCTGCTTGAGAGCAAGGAGTTCTCCTCCAGTGCAGCAGAATCCACTTTCACCAGGTCCATGGAGCAGCTGGGCTTCAGCATCAGCGTTTCTGCCAAAGCCAAGTTCTGGGGAGTTAAACTGAAAGCTGGTGCAGatcacagcagctcctcacaggCACAGGGCACCCATCAGTCCCACTCTGAGCACAGCTACTTTTGCACCACCAAGTACCAGTACATCCCTCTGGCCTCCTGCTACTTCCAAAGGAACCAGCTTCTCCTCTCGGATGGGGCCCTGCGGGAGCTGCAACACATGGAGCAGCTTTTGAACCTCACTCGGGAAGAAGACCAGCCCAACCTGCTGGAGAGCTTCTTCAGCAGGTTTGGGTCCCACGTCAGTCAGGGTCCCCTCCACTTTGGGGGGATATTCTGGTGGAAGGCGTCTACAGGAGGATTCAGAGCCGAGCAGAGGGAGGAGATGAAGCGACAAACATCTGAAGCCCTGAACACCTTTGTTGGGGCCAGTTTCAGTGGCTTCGGGGCCAGTGCAGGAGGGGCCACAGATGTTTCCCGGTCCAGCTCACAGgcttctgtccagggcagagctggagagagcTCCCACACAGAGATTCAGCTTCACGTGTTCACCACAGGGGGCCCATCGGAGACCAGTTCTCTCTCTAAGTGGGAAAAGGGGCTGGTGTCCAATAACTCAACGTGGTGCGTTATCGACCGCGGCTCCCAGCTGATCCCGGTGTGGGAGGTCATCCTGTGCAATCACAGCAGGGATTTTCAGTCCGTCCATGGAATGAGCCTCGCCCTCAGGGCTGCGTACAAAGCGCTGACGAATCAGAGCGTCGGCACCGCTTTTGGAGAGGAACTGGCCAGTGCAGTGGAAGAGGCCAGAGAGTTCATGGAGATTGTGAAGACCTGGCAGGGGGCGGTGGATGAAAGGAAACTGCTCATGCTGATGGATCTGAAACAGGATCTGAGTGCAAGAACCAAGGACCCCAGAGTCTGGATCAACGTGTGCCTGTCGGACAAAGCCCTGCAGGACTTCCTGGTGAACACCGTGAGGAGTTGCCAGGAGTCACCTCCAGAAAACTCCACCTCGATCAAGGCAATCTTGAGGAGCCTCCTGGATCCTCATATCTATTCTGTCAGGGACTTCCCCGAGTCTTCCTTCATTACGCAATGGATCTTCCAGACTGACCACAGGCTTCCCAAAACTCCCAATGTCTCTGAACTTGAAGAGCTCCTGCAGACACTGCAGCAAATGATGGAGCACATCCATGCTGTCACCTACGCACCAGGAACCTCTGCTTCTGCCGTCCAGGAAGCAAAGAGAGAAGCCACCCTGACCACAGGCCTCGCAATTCATTCCTTACTGCGGTCTCTCCAGGAAAGGGCtcagaaggacatggaactcTTGGTGCTCTTAATTGCGACCAGCACAGGGTACCAGGTGGAAAGCAGCACTTTCCAGCACCTCCTTGGCCATGCAGAAATTCAGTACCTGGCCCAGGCAATGGCAGCGGCACACGAGCAGTACGTGACTCTGAAGGAGCAAGatgctgccagagctgaggcctCCCTTCTGCTGACGGCTCTGACCATGACACCCCAAAGCAAAGagctgtccccagagcagaagAGGGAGCGGTTGCTTTTCATGGAAGGTCACATGGAAGGCTTGTGGGCCACAGGGACAAGGAATCTCCTCCAGAAGCACAGGGAGTGCCCAGACTGGGAGATGCTGGAACGTGACTTGAATTCCTTTATTGGCGGGAGCTTGGAGGAAACAGGGGATGATGTGAGGATGCAGAACATACTCAAAGACATGGAAGACACTTTCCAAACAACTGAGCCTTCCAGTCCCTCCAAATCTGAGTCAGGTGCCAGTGAATCCAAAGCCAGTGAAGGCACTGCAAATCAAGAGTTCCTCCACTTGCTCAAGCGCCTTGGACTAGAAAGTCACTATCCAAGAAAAATGGGCACGGGACATTTCCACATCATCTGCAAGACATCTCTGCACGACAGCCAGCCCAGCAAGGACCAGGAACTGCCATTTCACTTCCTGCAGAAGCTCTTAACCGTGGACTATCGGGTGAGGTACCTGACTTGTGGGGATGGGAGCAACCCAGGACTTGCCCCTGTGCCAGAAACCACAGAGCAAGAGCACGAACCCTCAGACTCCTTTGAGAACTTTCTCCATCGTTTGAAGGAAGCAGCCCCTCGACCTGCAACCAGTGATGGCCACGTGCACCCCATGGACCTCCAGATGGCAATTTTCCACTGTGCTGATGACTTCATGAGACAGTCCATTGCAACCAAGCTGGCCTTCTGCCAACTGGCACTGCCCCTGCTGGTGCCCAAGCCGGGCACTGCCCAGATCGAGTTCCCACTTTGGGCCCTCAGCCAAATCAAAAGGAGCTGGAAAGAGGTGGAAAAGTCGGGACAGCAGCCCAGGATGAACAGTCACAATAACAAACTCATCCATCAGGCAGAGACCCCCATCGTGTCCTTCATCCGCATTGgcacctctgcctcctcttccaaGTCTCAGCTCCTCAATGCTCTGCTGAGCAAACAAAGACACGACACTTTTTTCCACCGCCATTGCCGAGGCAGCACCAGAGAGCGTTTGCTGATGGCAGGTGTTGTGGAGATCGCCTGGTACTGTCCCCGGGGAAGCCCCGATGACACCTTTGAGTGCTGTGTGGCTTTCTGTAACCTGCATGGAGACGCCAGGGACCACGGAGCGCAGCTGCACTTCTTAcaggagatctctgctctcaacgTGGCTCTTGTCTCCGACTCGGAGCACATGGACGACAGAGGGACAAAGCTTCTGTGTGACCTGTGGCAGTCACAAAGGCCTCTGGTTTGTCTTCTCACTGACAAAGAGAAGGTTGCAGCTGGACAATCCAACAAAACCGTAACAATAGGGATCAAGAACAGAAACGAAGCAGAGATGTTGGACGAGCTCACCAAAACAATCAGGAATCTGCTGGAAGGGTCCAACCCTCGTTTCAGCCTGGACGCCTGCCTGGACAAAGCTCGCCAGCACGGATTCTTAGTGGATGAAGATCGACCCGAGTGTGTGACAGCCAAAGCAAAGGCAAAGGAGCTGGTGACCCTTCTGAAGAAGGAGAAGCTGTCTGAGATCAAATCCCAGTTCCTGCCTCTTCAAGGAAAACTGTGGCACCAGTGGTGCCAAAAGGACAAAGAACTCACTCGCTTGCAGGAGAAGGGCAACAGGAGCATCGAGCACCATCGGAGCCAAATTGAATCTGACAAGACAGTAATTAGAAGAAAGCAACTAGAGCGAGCCTTCCCCCTCAACCAGCTGATGAAACCATTCCTTGTCTTTCTCCAGTCACAGCCAGCAGATACCAAGAAATACTTCCTGCAGTGGCTGAAGGTCTTTATGGACGACCTGTCCTCCGGTCGCCTTGAGGAACTGAGGAGAGACTATCACAAGTTATGGTCTGAaatcctggaaaaaaagaaaagcaaggaaaaaactAATCCAAACCCTGAGTTGCTGAGTAGGTTGGAGGCCCTCTCTGATGAAATCAACGATTCATCCGTTGGACTGGAGCATCTGTTGAGAGAGGTAGGGCAGATCTATGAAGCTCTGAACTTAAGGAACTCAAAGAATGAAAATGTTGTCAAACTGCCCCAAATGGCAGCAGAGTTGATGGTTTTGGGGTATCCCGTGGAGCTGATGGATGGGGATGCTTCTTACCTGCCCCTGCACTGGGTGGGAGCAATCTTTGACAGCCTAATTGAGAGGCTGGGGGACAAACGAGTGTTTGTTCTCTCCGTGCTTggcctgcagagcacagggaagtcAACCCTGCTGAATGCCATGTTTGGGCTGCAGTTCAACGTCGGCGCGGGGAGATGCACCCGGGGAGCGTTtatgcagctcctgccactggaCGAGCAGCTGCAAGAGGACGTGGGCTTTGATTACATGCTGGTTGTTGACACAGAGGGCCTTCGTGCCATAGAGATGGCCAATAAACAGTCCCTGAATCATGACAACGAGCTGGCAACCTTTGTCATCGGCATCGGCAACATGACCCTGATCAATGTCTTTGGGGAAAATCCCTCAGAAATGCAGGATGTCCTTCAGATCGCTGCACATGCTCTTCTGAGGATGAAGAAAGTACATCTTTCCCCCGGCTGCCTCTTTGTCCACCAAAACGTGGGAGAAGTTACTGCCAAGGAGCAGAACATGGAAGGACAAAGACGTTTGCAGGAAAAGCTGGATGAAATGACCGTGGCAGCTGCCCAGCAGGAATGCTGTGACGTCTCCTCCTTCAGCGACATCATCCGCTTTGACGTGAACACCCACATTCACTACTTTGCTCACCTGTGGGAAGGAAACCCCCCAATGGCACCACCCAACCCCACCTACAGCCACAACGTCCAGCAACTGAAGAGCAAAGTTCTCCAGGCTGCCAAGGAGTCCCAGGGCAGCATTTTGACGCTCTCCAGCCTGAAAGTCCGTATTGGTGACCTCTGGAATGCTTTGCTGAACGAgaactttgttttcagcttcaAGAATTCACTGGAGATTGCTGTGTACAGGAAACTGGAAACTGCCTTTAGTCGGTGGACCTGGAGGCTCAGGAGTCACATCTTAGACATACAAATGAGACTCGACAACAGAATTCGGAACGGGGACTTGCAGCAAGTCACCAGAGAACACCTGGAAGGGCTCGTGCAAGAGACAAGTGATGCCATCGTGACAGACATGGAAAAGTATTTCAGGGAAGAGAAACACCGTGAGATGCTGGTCCAGTggaaaggcagcacagagctgaagcTGAAAGAACTAAAAGAGAATCTTCTTCTTGAAACTCGGAAGAAATGTGAGAATCTCATTGAACTCCAGAAGACCCAGAGTAAACTGAATGCAAGGAAGTCGGAATATGAAGACGAGCTCTTgagaaggagcagggagttggcTCTGACTCTGAAAGGCAAGAGCCTCAGTCGGAGAAAACTGAGAGACAGCTTTACTTCTCTCTGGGCTGAGTGGATTACTGAAGTCTCCCGTGCTGCTCCCCCACTGGAACGGGTGGATATTGATGTGGAAATAGAAGATGTCCTTCTGGAGCATTTTAAGGAGCCTGGTTTCCATGCACGGATCAGGTCATTTCCAAAACACACAGGATTTTCCTTGGACTTGAAGAAACATGTCACAAAGAAAAAGGGTTGGAAAAAACGGAATGTTTCCAATGCTGATGTGAACTTGCAGGACATCACAGACAACATCATAAAGCGTGTGTGGGCAAACATTGATAAGAAGGAACAGGAGAAACGGGATTACAGTCGAACCTTTATTCATGAAATACTCCATGAAGTACAGGAAGGTGTGAACTCCATCCCCAGCGATGCACAATTTAGTGTTAACAAAGATTACATCATAGATTTATCTCTGTACCTCTGCAGAACGGCAGCAGAAAGGTTTAAAGCCATGCACGAAGCATTCCAGAAGGCAAATGACCCAGTCACCTACCTGAACAGCAAGAGAGAAGATTTCTTcacatgtttccagatttcctGCCAAGGAGCCACTTCTGTCACagcttttgctgttttcctttgtgaCAAGCTTGCCCCAGCTCTTCGCTGGGCCGTTTATGAGAGGACGGCTAAAGCCATCGCTGGGGACATGCAGGGGAAAGTCCCAGATTTCCAGGGCAACAGAGCCAATCTGGATGTTTGTATCCTGAGATTCCtggcacaaaaagaaaacttccaGTATTTCAAGCAGTACCTTAAACACCCAGTACAGTTTTTTCAGTGGTACATTGAGAGACGTGTTGAGAGTTACTGTTTAGGTGAGAGCCGGAGGCTGGAGAAGTTTTTAGATTCCTCCCTTGATGTTCTCTATGGAAACATCCTGTCAGCTGTTGCTTCATCAACCCAAAGGGTCAAAGACAGAAAAGACCAAAAGGACAAAATCTCTCTCTGGCTGGATGAATTTTGCGGGGAACTGACAGAGCTGATCTACTTGCCCAGAAGTGACCTGAAGGGCCTCGAGCATCAGGAGATCACAGACATCGAGTTCCTGAGCAAAGCCATGGCAGAAGCACTGCCTGCCATGGAGAACAAGCTCAGGGAAGAATTTGCTGTTGCTGATCTGCGCTGGTTTGAAATGAAGCCTCACACCATCCTGGCAGAGcagttttgggggtgctgggagcagtgTCCCTTTTGTGGGGCTGTCTGCACAAACACCATGCAGGGACACGATGGAGACCATCAGCTTCTCTTCCATCGACCACAAGCTTTGAGGGGATGGAGGTTCCGAGGAACACAAGAGCTGGTCATTGATATTTGTTCCAGCAGTGTTGCAAGTGACCGTCGATTCTACCCAACTCGAGAGGATTACCCCGTCTATCCCTACAAGAGATACCGGGATGCAGGACCTCCTTTCTCCAATTGGAAAATTCTTCCTGATCCATCCATGCAAGCCTACTGGAAATGGTTTGTGTGTCATTTCAGGACCAGTATAGAAAACTGGCATGGTAAGAAATTCCAAGGCAGAGGAGAAATCCCTCAGGCCTGGCAGAGAATTACCAAGCAGGAAGCACTTGCTGAGCTGGACAAGCCTTAG